The proteins below come from a single Papaver somniferum cultivar HN1 chromosome 11, ASM357369v1, whole genome shotgun sequence genomic window:
- the LOC113320358 gene encoding probable potassium transporter 2, which produces MVLWKSEYKQVILLAYQSFGVVYGDLSTSPLYVFKSTFSGRLRHYQTEDTIFGVFSLIFWTFTLLPLLKYVFIVLSADDNGEGGTFALYSLLSRHAKFSLLPNHQAADEEISTYYTRGQSERISNSSPLRKYLEKHKKSRNFLLLLVLFGASMVVGDGVLTPAISVLSSVSGLQVRATNLQQGPIVVIACIVLVGLFALQHCGTQRVAFIFAPVVTVWLLCIASLGIYNVIVWNPRVYRAISPYYIYLFFRETGKDGWISLGGILLSVTGTEAMFADLGHFTSLSVRLGFACLVYPCLVLQYMGQTAFLTKNFSKLSISFYASIPEPVFWPVFVIATLAAVVASQAVISATFSIVMQCHAMGCFPRIKVVHTSKWIFGRIYIPEINWILMLLCLAVTVGFQDTTIIGNAYGIASMTVMFVTTWLMSLIITFVWKKNIVSTLVFLLFFGSIEAFYLSATYVKIPQGGWVPIVLCFIFMVTMYVWHYGTRRKYMFDVQNKVSMKWILTLGPSLGIVRVPGIGLIYTELVTGVPAIFSHFVTNLPAFHQVLVFVCAKSVPVPYVSPDERYLIGRIGPKNYRMYRCIVRYGYKEIQKDDENFENNLVMSIAEFIQLEAEGSSSYEGSVDGRMAVVPNTERDGSWLVMSEPSTMDGDNEQSCSTIRSSKSATLQNLQTFYEQESPALGQRRRIRFTVRNADHLDQEVKEELLELAEAKHAGAAYIIGHSYIKARRNSSFPKKFVIDVLYSFLRKNCRRPAVALNIPHISTIEVGMIYYV; this is translated from the exons ATG GTTCTCTGGAAGAGCGAGTATAAACAGGTTATCCTTTTAGCATATCAGAGTTTCGGTGTAGTTTATGGTGATTTAAGTACATCTCCTCTTTATGTTTTTAAGAGTACATTCTCCGGTAGGTTGCGCCACTATCAAACTGAAGATACAATATTTGGAGTTTTCTCCTTGATATTTTGGACTTTCACATTGCTTCCGTTGTTGAAATATGTTTTCATAGTGTTGAGTGCAGATGATAATGGCGAAG GTGGGACATTTGCACTGTACTCCCTCCTTTCCAGGCATGCAAAATTCAGTTTGCTTCCCAATCACCAAGCTGCCGATGAGGAGATCTCTACTTATTATACCCGTGGTCAGTCAGAAAGGATTAGTAATTCCTCCCCATTAAGAAAATATCTGGAGAAGCATAAGAAGTCGAGAAATTTTTTACTTCTGTTAGTGCTGTTTGGTGCTTCCATGGTGGTTGGTGATGGTGTTCTTACTCCTGCAATTTCTG TTTTATCTTCCGTTTCCGGGCTACAAGTTCGTGCAACAAACTTACAACAAG GTCCTATAGTTGTTATTGCTTGCATTGTATTGGTTGGCCTCTTTGCTTTACAGCACTGTGGTACTCAAAGAGTGGCTTTCATCTTTGCACCCGTGGTTACGGTCTGGTTACTTTGCATCGCTAGTCTTGGCATTTACAATGTCATTGTGTGGAACCCAAGAGTGTACCGTGCCATTTCCCCGTATTATATTTACTTGTTCTTTAGGGAGACAGGAAAAGATGGCTGGATATCTCTTGGTGGAATACTGCTTTCTGTCACAG GCACTGAGGCTATGTTTGCTGATCTTGGCCACTTCACAAGTTTATCTGTCAGG CTTGGATTTGCTTGCCTCGTTTACCCTTGTCTGGTACTTCAATACATGGGGCAGACTGCGTTTCTTACAAAGAACTTCTCTAAGTTATCTATAAGCTTTTATGCGTCTATTCCAG AACCGGTATTTTGGCCAGTTTTTGTTATTGCCACCCTAGCTGCAGTTGTTGCTAGTCAAGCTGTCATCTCTGCAACATTCTCAATTGTAATGCAATGCCATGCTATGGGTTGTTTTCCCCGTATCAAGGTCGTGCACACGTCAAAGTGGATATTTGGTCGGATATACATTCCAGAGATAAACTGGATCCTAATGCTCCTCTGTCTGGCTGTCACAGTTGGTTTTCAGGACACAACCATCATCGGAAATGCTTACG GAATTGCAAGCATGACAGTGATGTTTGTGACAACATGGTTAATGTCTTTGATAATCACCTTCGTTTGGAAAAAGAATATCGTATCTACATTGGTATTCCTTCTGTTCTTTGGATCAATTGAGGCTTTCTATCTGTCAGCTACCTACGTAAAAATTCCGCAAGGTGGATGGGTACCGATTGTTCTGTGTTTTATTTTCATGGTCACTATGTATGTGTGGCATTATGGAACCCGGCGGAAATACATGTTCGACGTACAAAACAAAGTCTCAATGAAATGGATTCTCACACTTGGTCCTAGCTTGGGAATCGTCAGAGTCCCAGGTATCGGATTAATCTACACAGAGCTCGTCACAGGAGTTCCTGCCATTTTCTCTCATTTCGTCACCAATCTCCCTGCATTCCACCAAGTTCTTGTCTTTGTATGTGCAAAATCAGTTCCCGTTCCTTACGTTTCTCCAGATGAACGGTATCTTATTGGAAGAATCGGCCCGAAAAATTACAGGATGTATCGATGTATAGTCCGTTATGGGTACAAAGAGATtcaaaaagatgatgagaacttTGAGAACAATCTTGTGATGAGTATAGCGGAGTTTATCCAGTTAGAAGCGGAGGGTTCAAGCTCGTATGAAGGATCTGTAGACGGAAGAATGGCAGTTGTTCCAAATACTGAGAGAGATGGATCATGGCTTGTAATGTCAGAACCTTCTACTATGGACGGAGACAATGAACAATCTTGCAGTACCATCAGAAGCAGTAAATCAGCTACACTGCAGAATCTGCAAACCTTTTATGAACAAGAATCACCTGCATTAGGCCAGAGAAGGCGCATTCGTTTTACAGTGCGTAATGCAGATCATTTGGACCAAGAAGTTAAAGAAGAGCTTCTTGAACTTGCCGAAGCTAAACATGCAGGAGCTGCATACATAATTGGGCATTCATATATAAAAGCACGGAGGAATTCCTCGTTTCCTAAGAAGTTTGTGATCGACGTGCTATATTCCTTTCTTCGAAAGAACTGTCGCCGTCCTGCCGTGGCTTTAAACATCCCTCATATTAGCACAATCGAAGTCGGCATGATTTACTACGTCTGA